In Thermococcus sp. CX2, the following are encoded in one genomic region:
- a CDS encoding dihydropteroate synthase-like protein, whose amino-acid sequence MNPPERILLVTGRLAEPLVRKYGKGCDVFVTPVSVAAFLTPEMIVGYLKKAKIKSDDYDLILIPGLVRGSAQEIEEELGIPTFKGPRSAMDLPQVLKAVREGFKLSREVPADELFSFDALKRVEDIRNRTRNKRYIEDALKKPWNVLIGNLPAGRDFPTRILGEVVDAPRLGVEGTVQKALYYLREGADIIDIGMIAGETNLDFVELIPEIRERLGEKGFDVPVSFDSLNTAEIERALDHADLFLSVDDSNLESLVTDKPVVLIPTNQAKGYFPTRPAKRVEFLEELKARALDLGYRRIIPDLILEHVPYLARSITAFQLYRERNPDDVLLAGVGNVVELYDADSVGMNALLAGIAKELSINLLLTTETSAKARGSIRELRRAVDMNLFEMPKDLGFDLLILKEKRGNDWRFEPAKEIVKAKERPVELEPVYFRIWLEDGKIWVNAHHGTEAVLTIVGNEPNAIIDTILERFEISPRHAFYLGRELEKAYTALRLRRSYVQEVELFKDFYLQNKGSDERSSPEGSR is encoded by the coding sequence ATGAACCCTCCCGAGCGAATCCTCCTCGTTACTGGCAGGCTCGCCGAACCGCTCGTTCGAAAGTACGGTAAGGGCTGCGACGTTTTCGTTACGCCTGTGAGCGTAGCGGCTTTCCTGACTCCCGAGATGATAGTCGGCTATCTGAAAAAGGCCAAAATCAAAAGCGATGACTATGACCTCATTCTAATTCCTGGCCTCGTGAGGGGCTCGGCCCAAGAAATCGAGGAAGAGCTTGGCATTCCAACCTTCAAGGGGCCGAGGAGCGCGATGGACCTTCCTCAGGTATTGAAGGCTGTAAGAGAAGGCTTCAAGCTGAGCAGGGAAGTTCCGGCCGATGAGCTGTTCTCATTCGATGCCCTAAAGCGCGTTGAGGATATAAGGAACCGGACGAGAAACAAGCGCTACATAGAGGATGCCCTCAAAAAGCCCTGGAACGTTCTCATTGGCAACCTTCCTGCTGGGAGGGACTTTCCCACCAGAATCCTCGGCGAGGTCGTTGATGCCCCGAGGCTGGGCGTCGAAGGAACCGTGCAAAAGGCCCTCTACTACCTCCGTGAGGGGGCGGATATAATTGACATCGGCATGATCGCGGGCGAGACGAACCTTGACTTCGTCGAGCTCATCCCCGAAATACGCGAGAGGCTGGGGGAGAAAGGTTTCGACGTGCCCGTAAGCTTCGACTCTCTAAACACCGCTGAAATCGAAAGGGCCCTCGACCACGCCGACCTCTTCCTGAGCGTCGATGATAGCAACCTGGAGAGCCTCGTTACCGATAAGCCCGTCGTTCTCATCCCCACCAACCAGGCGAAGGGATATTTTCCAACGAGACCTGCGAAAAGGGTTGAATTCCTTGAGGAGCTTAAGGCCAGGGCCCTTGATTTGGGTTACAGAAGGATAATCCCGGACCTAATCCTGGAGCACGTGCCCTATCTGGCGCGCTCGATAACAGCCTTCCAGCTCTACCGTGAGAGAAATCCAGACGACGTTCTCCTTGCCGGCGTTGGAAACGTCGTCGAGCTCTACGATGCCGACAGCGTCGGGATGAACGCTTTACTGGCTGGAATCGCAAAGGAGCTTTCGATAAACCTGCTTCTGACCACCGAGACGAGCGCAAAGGCTAGGGGCTCGATAAGGGAGCTGAGGAGAGCTGTGGACATGAACCTCTTTGAGATGCCAAAGGACCTCGGCTTCGACCTGCTGATACTCAAGGAGAAGAGGGGCAATGACTGGCGCTTTGAGCCTGCTAAAGAGATCGTCAAGGCCAAGGAGAGGCCAGTTGAGCTCGAGCCCGTTTACTTCCGCATCTGGCTTGAAGATGGAAAAATATGGGTGAACGCTCACCATGGAACAGAGGCTGTCTTGACCATCGTCGGCAACGAGCCGAACGCTATAATCGACACAATCCTTGAGCGCTTTGAGATAAGCCCGAGGCACGCCTTTTACCTCGGCAGGGAGCTTGAGAAGGCTTACACCGCGCTGAGGCTGAGGAGAAGCTACGTCCAGGAGGTTGAGCTTTTTAAGGACTTCTACCTTCAGAATAAGGGAAGTGATGAGCGGAGCTCTCCTGAGGGCTCCCGATGA
- a CDS encoding DUF3216 domain-containing protein, translating into MNVPEIEELKKLCEELGEKELIVRIDSFVALNEGLVSKKGKEFIEVSVLGFAEGVLTTLSAKYPGDKRVLGLLERVRSRREELDSLFRKPKPPIFEG; encoded by the coding sequence ATGAACGTTCCGGAGATTGAGGAGCTTAAGAAGCTCTGTGAAGAGCTTGGGGAGAAGGAGCTAATCGTGAGAATAGATTCATTCGTGGCCCTCAACGAGGGACTGGTGAGCAAGAAGGGGAAAGAGTTCATAGAGGTCTCCGTTCTGGGCTTCGCCGAGGGAGTTCTGACGACCCTCAGCGCGAAGTATCCAGGGGATAAAAGGGTTCTGGGCCTTCTGGAGAGGGTTCGCTCAAGGAGGGAAGAGCTCGACTCCCTCTTCAGGAAGCCAAAGCCACCAATTTTCGAGGGCTAA
- a CDS encoding YchF/TatD family DNA exonuclease has translation MIDAHAHFEFYKKEAPQVIEECRKELKAVVDSITEYRKTHVWKSWELLKPYFGFIFPTLGYHPNEARRGNWEKVKKVEDFIWEHKDEIVAVGEIGLDYHYAENEEQRKNQRAIFEHFIELAVELKLPVVIHAREAEKEAFEIVQRHGVKAYFHSFAGSPELAREIAENGHLVGINTGITFIPEVREAARVLEPEEILVETDSPYMSPFKGQRNKPCYVRVAIEEVAKLKGLEFEEVERITEKNAVEFFGLEV, from the coding sequence GTGATTGACGCCCATGCTCACTTCGAGTTCTACAAGAAGGAAGCGCCCCAAGTAATCGAGGAGTGCAGGAAGGAGCTCAAAGCCGTGGTTGATTCCATCACCGAGTACAGAAAAACCCACGTCTGGAAGAGCTGGGAACTTTTAAAGCCTTACTTTGGCTTCATCTTTCCGACGCTCGGCTACCATCCGAACGAAGCACGCAGGGGCAACTGGGAGAAGGTGAAGAAAGTCGAGGACTTCATCTGGGAGCACAAGGACGAAATCGTGGCCGTGGGCGAGATAGGCCTCGACTACCACTACGCGGAAAACGAGGAGCAGAGGAAGAACCAGAGGGCGATTTTTGAGCACTTCATTGAGCTGGCGGTCGAGCTTAAGCTGCCGGTGGTGATACACGCAAGGGAAGCGGAAAAGGAGGCGTTTGAGATTGTCCAGAGGCACGGCGTGAAAGCTTACTTCCACTCCTTCGCCGGAAGCCCAGAGCTGGCCAGAGAAATCGCAGAAAACGGCCACCTAGTGGGCATAAACACGGGAATAACCTTCATCCCGGAGGTTAGAGAGGCCGCCAGGGTTCTCGAACCCGAGGAGATTCTTGTCGAAACCGATTCTCCCTACATGAGCCCCTTCAAGGGGCAGAGAAACAAGCCGTGCTACGTAAGGGTTGCCATCGAGGAGGTGGCAAAGCTTAAGGGGCTTGAGTTCGAGGAAGTCGAGAGGATAACGGAGAAGAACGCGGTTGAGTTCTTTGGGCTGGAGGTGTGA
- a CDS encoding DUF504 domain-containing protein, protein MRKGSVKEVLAKIKYDPREDEGDYYVVIEHRGAYGDVKKIPVELIELGHGYFFVGEAQIPYHRILRVVRNDGKVVWETRKDRRGESD, encoded by the coding sequence ATGAGAAAGGGCAGCGTTAAGGAAGTTCTGGCAAAGATAAAGTATGACCCGCGCGAAGATGAGGGGGACTATTACGTGGTCATTGAACACCGCGGTGCCTACGGCGACGTGAAAAAAATCCCAGTCGAGCTCATCGAGCTCGGACACGGTTACTTCTTCGTCGGCGAGGCCCAGATACCATACCACAGAATCCTCCGAGTAGTGAGAAATGACGGGAAAGTCGTGTGGGAAACGAGAAAGGACAGGAGGGGAGAAAGTGATTGA
- a CDS encoding MBL fold metallo-hydrolase — MPIEDFRMRNVIPIEIPPHTVMLRGIGWDSNIYLIRDGREALVVDTGTGINWHVYTEVWESEGYTEGIERVVIFNTHEHFDHVGGNLALKRYFEEKGAEVIFATHEIAARTLERGDDYVILSHYYGRKYEPHEIEVKLKDGNKLRIGSVELRLIHTPGHTAGSACLYEPEEKLMFTGDTIFEGTVGRTDLPTGNGWELRESLEMLMEFDVYLGLPGHGWVIKNWSENLREILGWL; from the coding sequence ATGCCTATAGAGGACTTCCGCATGAGAAATGTAATACCCATCGAGATTCCACCCCACACAGTCATGCTAAGGGGCATCGGCTGGGACTCAAACATATACCTCATCAGGGATGGGCGAGAAGCGTTGGTCGTTGATACCGGAACCGGGATCAACTGGCACGTTTACACTGAGGTTTGGGAGAGCGAGGGCTACACCGAGGGAATTGAGAGGGTTGTCATCTTCAACACCCACGAACACTTCGACCACGTGGGCGGGAACTTGGCTCTGAAACGCTACTTCGAGGAAAAAGGTGCCGAGGTCATCTTTGCCACCCATGAAATTGCAGCAAGAACCCTCGAAAGGGGCGACGATTACGTCATCCTCTCCCACTACTACGGCCGAAAATACGAACCCCACGAGATAGAGGTCAAGCTCAAGGACGGGAACAAGCTGAGAATAGGCTCGGTTGAGTTAAGGCTTATCCACACGCCGGGCCACACCGCGGGAAGTGCGTGTCTCTATGAACCAGAAGAAAAGCTGATGTTCACGGGAGACACGATCTTTGAAGGAACAGTGGGGAGGACGGATTTGCCAACGGGCAACGGATGGGAGCTCCGGGAATCTCTGGAGATGCTCATGGAGTTCGACGTTTACCTCGGTTTGCCAGGCCACGGCTGGGTGATAAAGAACTGGAGTGAAAACCTTAGGGAAATCTTAGGGTGGCTCTGA
- a CDS encoding M20/M25/M40 family metallo-hydrolase: protein MKTERAKEILLNLLKIPSPSGSEDRIALHIMEFLHKLDYDVYIESDGEIIDLVVNPDAELFYEVHMDTIPMRAEPFVRGNIVYGTGASDIKGGIAAILLMLEELKKEGKDLNVGIVFVSDEEHGGRGSALFMERYRPKMAVVLEPTDLEVHIAHAGNIEAYFEVDGKEAHGACPESGINAIDQTFKMLEELKKLEPFNAKGKYFDAHIGLQELTCDNPYYLIPALCRGRVEARLLPDQEVEDILDLMEPIFEEYTLKYEYTEIWDGYELEPDEEIVQLAKKAMEVTEIDEFGGMRSWTDAINFMYNGTRTIVFGPGNLDLSHTKNEHIDVRDVVTASEFLKALNEIFGKS from the coding sequence ATGAAAACTGAGAGAGCAAAGGAAATCCTTCTCAACCTCCTCAAAATTCCGTCCCCCTCAGGGAGCGAAGATCGTATAGCCCTTCACATCATGGAGTTTCTCCACAAGCTCGACTACGACGTCTACATCGAGAGCGATGGGGAGATAATCGACCTCGTCGTCAATCCCGACGCTGAGCTCTTCTACGAGGTCCACATGGACACGATACCGATGAGGGCTGAGCCCTTTGTGAGGGGCAACATCGTCTACGGAACCGGCGCGAGCGACATAAAGGGCGGCATAGCTGCGATTCTGCTTATGCTCGAAGAACTTAAGAAAGAGGGTAAGGATCTCAACGTCGGCATTGTCTTCGTCAGCGACGAAGAGCACGGCGGTCGCGGGAGTGCACTCTTTATGGAGCGGTACAGGCCCAAGATGGCCGTTGTGCTTGAGCCCACTGATCTAGAGGTTCACATAGCCCACGCAGGCAACATAGAGGCCTACTTTGAGGTTGACGGCAAAGAGGCCCACGGAGCCTGCCCTGAGAGCGGAATCAACGCCATAGACCAGACCTTCAAGATGCTCGAGGAGCTCAAGAAGCTCGAACCTTTCAACGCGAAAGGCAAATACTTCGACGCTCACATAGGCCTCCAGGAGCTGACCTGTGATAACCCCTACTACCTTATTCCAGCCCTCTGCCGCGGTCGTGTGGAGGCGCGTCTTCTGCCAGATCAGGAAGTCGAGGACATCCTTGACCTTATGGAGCCGATCTTCGAGGAGTACACCCTCAAGTACGAGTACACGGAGATATGGGACGGCTACGAGCTCGAACCTGACGAGGAGATAGTCCAGCTGGCCAAGAAGGCGATGGAGGTTACGGAGATAGACGAGTTCGGCGGCATGAGGAGCTGGACAGATGCGATAAACTTCATGTACAACGGGACGAGAACAATAGTCTTCGGCCCCGGCAACCTTGACCTCTCACATACAAAGAACGAGCACATTGATGTCAGGGATGTTGTCACAGCAAGTGAGTTTTTGAAGGCCTTGAATGAGATTTTTGGAAAGAGCTGA
- a CDS encoding DEAD/DEAH box helicase, giving the protein MHPLLKKVIRERFGRLNELQMKSFKEVSAGKSVLIIAPTGSGKTEAAVLPVFNAILEEGLKPISALYIAPLKALNRDLLERLEWWGAKLGISVEVRHGDTSAYKKAKQTKNPPQMLIITPETLGVILTVKSLRKALENVKFIIVDEIAELVDNKRGAQLLLNLERLAEIADFKRIGMTATVGNEEEIKEWLGAETIVKPSWKKLYRFHVLCPKPREEDLKLAEELSLTPDVAARLRTLWEIVERHGKALIFTNTRQFAEILAHRLKAWGKPVEVHHGSLSKEARIKAEKALKEGKIKALICTSSMELGIDIGDVDVVIQYMSPRQVNRLVQRVGRAGHRIGEVSEGYVITSNVEDYLQSLVIAKHALEGRFEAVEPIGGLDVLAHFIVGLLVEYKKLPRERPYEIAKRAYVYRDLSWSDYLDVLAVLEEARLVGYDEETNLLYLRRGAFQYYYENLSTIPDEVSWRVFDAGSGHIIGRLDESFVMDLEEGMEFVMNGRSWILLKIDEEARLLKVRESKSLESAIPSWEGEMIPVPFGVALDVGRLKRELAFDFKRALELLEGVEFSEEELKRAFEEIKEEPFSTDRDIVVESTPKALIIHADFGNRTNEALGRLVHSFLIMRYGKVFSVRSQAHAIVIKTPFQLNPSEVKGYLYQDPEALPFIVARVLRDSHAYRWRMLNVAKRFGALRRDAKIRRIERLFEGTAIERETLSELYHDKVDVEKGKLVLAMLKAGSLRVKTELRKEPSTLARLNVSVGGEFLIGGELERDEILELFKSRILDHGVVLVCTNCGWSSKTKVSRLKERLKHWECPKCGSRMLAVAHPIDAEEFLGVLKKVRHGGKLEPKEEKAYRKLLKAADLIEAYGFDAVLALASYGTGPDTAARLLSQYRGEALLVALMEREREFVRTRRFWVDVKKEEEKKSEE; this is encoded by the coding sequence GGTGGGGGGCAAAGCTCGGCATAAGCGTCGAAGTTAGGCACGGGGACACTTCTGCCTACAAAAAGGCCAAACAGACGAAGAACCCGCCTCAGATGCTCATCATAACTCCAGAGACTCTTGGCGTTATTCTAACGGTAAAATCACTCCGAAAAGCTCTGGAGAACGTCAAGTTCATCATCGTGGACGAGATAGCCGAGCTGGTGGACAACAAGAGGGGAGCCCAGCTACTGCTCAACCTGGAGCGTCTCGCGGAGATAGCGGACTTCAAGAGGATAGGCATGACGGCAACGGTGGGCAACGAGGAAGAAATCAAGGAGTGGCTCGGTGCCGAGACAATCGTAAAGCCGAGCTGGAAGAAGCTCTACCGATTCCACGTGCTCTGTCCAAAGCCAAGGGAGGAAGACCTCAAGCTGGCCGAGGAGCTAAGCCTAACTCCAGACGTCGCGGCACGCCTCAGAACGCTCTGGGAAATCGTGGAAAGGCACGGTAAGGCGCTCATATTCACCAACACGAGGCAGTTTGCAGAGATACTCGCCCACCGCCTGAAGGCCTGGGGGAAGCCCGTCGAGGTCCATCACGGAAGCCTCTCGAAAGAGGCACGCATAAAGGCCGAGAAAGCCCTCAAGGAGGGGAAGATAAAGGCCCTAATCTGTACCTCCTCGATGGAGCTGGGAATAGACATAGGAGACGTGGATGTGGTTATTCAGTACATGAGTCCAAGGCAGGTCAACAGGCTCGTCCAGCGTGTTGGCAGAGCAGGGCACAGGATAGGCGAGGTCAGCGAGGGTTATGTAATAACGTCCAACGTGGAAGATTACCTCCAGAGTCTAGTCATAGCCAAGCATGCGCTTGAGGGCAGATTCGAGGCAGTTGAGCCTATCGGAGGCCTTGACGTTCTGGCGCACTTCATCGTCGGCCTGCTCGTTGAGTACAAGAAGCTCCCGCGGGAGAGGCCCTATGAGATAGCAAAGAGGGCTTACGTTTACAGGGATCTGAGCTGGAGCGATTATCTCGACGTTCTGGCCGTTCTTGAAGAGGCTAGGCTCGTAGGTTATGACGAGGAGACCAACCTGCTCTACCTCAGGCGCGGGGCTTTCCAGTACTACTACGAGAACCTCTCGACGATCCCGGACGAGGTTTCCTGGCGCGTCTTCGACGCAGGGAGCGGACACATAATCGGACGGCTCGACGAGAGCTTCGTTATGGACCTGGAGGAAGGAATGGAGTTCGTGATGAACGGGAGGAGCTGGATTCTCCTGAAAATCGACGAAGAGGCCAGGCTTTTGAAGGTGCGCGAGAGCAAAAGCTTGGAAAGCGCGATACCGAGCTGGGAGGGCGAGATGATTCCCGTTCCTTTTGGCGTTGCGCTCGATGTTGGGAGGCTCAAGAGGGAGCTGGCCTTCGACTTCAAACGGGCCCTCGAACTTCTGGAGGGGGTTGAGTTCAGCGAGGAGGAGCTCAAAAGGGCCTTTGAGGAAATCAAGGAGGAGCCATTCTCAACCGATAGGGACATTGTAGTAGAGAGCACGCCCAAGGCCCTGATAATTCACGCGGACTTCGGGAACAGGACCAATGAAGCCCTTGGAAGACTGGTACACTCCTTCCTCATTATGCGGTACGGAAAGGTCTTCTCGGTCAGGAGCCAGGCCCATGCGATAGTGATAAAGACGCCCTTCCAGCTGAATCCAAGTGAGGTGAAGGGCTACCTCTACCAGGATCCAGAGGCGCTGCCCTTTATAGTGGCCAGGGTCTTAAGGGATTCGCACGCCTACCGCTGGAGGATGCTCAACGTTGCCAAGCGCTTCGGGGCTTTGAGGAGGGACGCGAAGATCAGAAGAATCGAGAGGCTCTTCGAGGGGACGGCGATAGAGAGGGAAACACTGAGCGAGCTCTACCACGACAAAGTCGACGTCGAGAAGGGGAAGCTTGTTCTGGCGATGCTCAAAGCCGGAAGTCTGCGCGTTAAAACGGAGCTGAGGAAAGAACCTTCGACCCTCGCGAGGCTCAACGTGAGCGTTGGAGGGGAGTTCTTAATCGGCGGAGAGCTCGAGAGGGACGAGATACTTGAGCTGTTCAAGAGCCGGATACTCGACCACGGGGTCGTTCTTGTGTGCACCAACTGCGGCTGGAGCTCAAAGACTAAAGTTTCCCGCTTGAAGGAGAGGCTTAAGCACTGGGAGTGTCCTAAGTGCGGCTCAAGAATGCTTGCGGTAGCTCATCCGATAGATGCGGAGGAGTTCTTAGGGGTTCTCAAAAAGGTCAGGCACGGCGGAAAACTTGAGCCGAAGGAGGAGAAGGCATACAGGAAGCTCCTGAAGGCTGCCGACCTCATTGAGGCCTACGGCTTCGACGCAGTTCTAGCCTTGGCGAGCTACGGAACAGGCCCAGACACTGCGGCGAGGCTTCTGAGCCAGTACCGGGGAGAAGCACTCCTCGTGGCCCTAATGGAGCGTGAGAGGGAGTTCGTAAGGACCAGGAGATTCTGGGTGGATGTAAAGAAGGAGGAAGAGAAGAAGTCCGAGGAATAA